A genomic segment from Streptomyces antibioticus encodes:
- a CDS encoding acetylornithine transaminase has translation MTANEELTQRWQGALMNNYGTPRIPLVRGEGARVWDADGTEYVDFVGGIAVNALGHAHPAVVEAVTRQIASLGHVSNLFIAEPPVALAERLLRHFGRDGKVFFCNSGAEANESAFKIGRLTGRTHMVATDGGFHGRTMGALALTGQPGKQGPFLPLPGDVTHVPYGDAQALAAAVTEDTALVIIEPVQGENGVVVPPAGYLKAARAITAATGSLLVLDEVQTGVGRTGQWFEYQAHEGVLPDVVTLAKGLGGGLPLGATVAFGRAADLLRPGQHGTTFGGNPVACAAGLAVLDTIENEGLLDNVKRQGEKLRDGIEGLGHPLIDYVRGAGLLLGIVLTEPLASQVQQAAQEAGFLVNAPAPDVVRLMPPLNLGDDETDALLQALPGILDAANGDGRTGE, from the coding sequence ATGACCGCCAACGAGGAGCTGACCCAGCGCTGGCAGGGCGCGCTCATGAACAACTACGGCACCCCGAGGATCCCGCTCGTCCGCGGCGAGGGCGCCCGGGTCTGGGACGCCGACGGCACCGAGTACGTCGACTTCGTCGGCGGCATCGCGGTCAACGCGCTCGGCCACGCCCACCCGGCCGTCGTCGAGGCCGTCACCCGGCAGATCGCCTCCCTCGGCCATGTCTCCAACCTGTTCATCGCCGAACCGCCCGTCGCCCTCGCCGAACGGCTCCTGCGCCACTTCGGCCGCGACGGCAAGGTGTTCTTCTGCAACTCCGGCGCCGAGGCCAACGAGAGCGCCTTCAAGATCGGCCGGCTCACCGGGCGCACCCACATGGTGGCCACCGACGGCGGCTTCCACGGCCGCACCATGGGCGCCCTCGCCCTCACCGGGCAGCCCGGCAAGCAGGGACCCTTCCTGCCGCTGCCCGGCGACGTCACCCACGTCCCCTACGGCGACGCCCAGGCGCTGGCGGCCGCGGTCACCGAGGACACCGCCCTCGTGATCATCGAGCCGGTCCAGGGCGAGAACGGCGTCGTCGTGCCCCCGGCCGGCTACCTCAAGGCCGCCCGGGCGATCACCGCCGCCACCGGCTCCCTGCTCGTCCTCGACGAGGTGCAGACCGGCGTCGGGCGGACCGGGCAGTGGTTCGAGTACCAGGCCCACGAGGGCGTCCTGCCCGACGTCGTGACCCTCGCCAAGGGCCTCGGCGGCGGACTGCCGCTCGGCGCCACCGTCGCCTTCGGCCGCGCCGCCGACCTGCTGCGGCCCGGCCAGCACGGCACCACCTTCGGCGGCAACCCGGTCGCCTGCGCCGCCGGGCTCGCCGTACTCGACACCATCGAGAACGAAGGACTCCTCGACAACGTCAAGCGGCAGGGCGAGAAGCTGCGCGACGGAATCGAGGGTCTGGGCCACCCGTTGATCGATTATGTCCGGGGCGCGGGGCTCCTCCTGGGTATCGTGCTCACCGAGCCGCTCGCGTCCCAGGTGCAGCAGGCGGCTCAGGAAGCCGGCTTCCTGGTGAACGCGCCCGCCCCC